One part of the Deltaproteobacteria bacterium genome encodes these proteins:
- a CDS encoding (deoxy)nucleoside triphosphate pyrophosphohydrolase, whose amino-acid sequence MDKRVVRVVVAVIERDGRYLIAQRSETAVLPLLWEFPGGRVEDGESDEDALRRELRERIGTDVRVVERIGEHVHEYDGYDVHLHMFACELAPGSEPAPRAVRDIRWVTSDELADYAFPPADQQTMDKLLGFSSRA is encoded by the coding sequence ATGGACAAACGAGTCGTGCGGGTGGTGGTCGCGGTCATCGAGCGCGACGGGCGCTATCTGATCGCGCAGCGCAGCGAGACCGCGGTGTTGCCGCTTCTGTGGGAGTTTCCCGGCGGTCGCGTCGAGGACGGCGAGTCCGACGAGGACGCGCTACGCCGCGAGCTGCGCGAACGGATCGGCACGGATGTGCGCGTCGTCGAGCGCATCGGTGAGCACGTCCACGAGTATGATGGCTACGACGTGCATCTGCACATGTTCGCGTGCGAACTCGCGCCCGGAAGCGAGCCGGCGCCGCGCGCGGTGCGCGACATCCGCTGGGTCACGAGCGACGAGCTGGCCGACTACGCATTCCCGCCGGCGGACCAACAGACGATGGACAAGCTGCTCGGGTTTTCGAGCCGAGCGTGA